atacatgaaaccttaaatacagataaaaaaaaataactaattagtcCTTGCATGGGCAATGCCAAAGTATCAAGACACCACTACAAAAAATAGTTTTAGGAAACAAGAGCTTTTTATTTTTGAAGGCACTAATTTCTCTTTCAGTCTCTAAATAATTTTAGGACTCTCTCTTGATCACCCCAACCCCTTAACTACCACCCTCAACTGACCCCCGCTTGATGTCGGCCCCAAACCTCACCCTGTAGGTTGCCGCCCTCTAACCCCACCTTGCTCTTGTGTccttaagggggtgtttgggactgttttgctccacgtttttcagctccgctccatattttttagccaaacggtttcagctccacgcactcagttcgaagaaaaagggtggagttgtgagagcacctaaagaggtactccacaaacaccagttttttgtggagctgctctatGGTGGAATTTGTGGAGCAGtctcaaacaccccctaaatctTGTCGCCACCCTAGATCTTAGGGTGAAGGGGCCTCGTTGCTTCCTCGCATGATTCGAGGATCCGGGGCTCATCTCAGCATATCTGCTGAGGAGGTGCCATCCTAGCCACGTTGTCATTAATTGTGGTGAGAATGTTGTCACCACGACCATCATCTTCGCGCAATGGCCAGCTATAGTACCGCTGGCGTCACGAATCAGGGCATGACCTCACGGAGCGCATTATGGATGGTGAGGCGAAACGCTCCGAAGAAGGTCGTCTTCATGCCGAGTAACCCAATGGACCTCCGTCGCCAACAGTTCATCCAAAGTAGTACATCTTCAACTCAGCAGCCCATGTGAGTATAACTTTATCTCGGATTTCTCCCCATCCTAGCTATATTCGCAGTGTTGCTGGCGTCACGAATCAGGGGATGACCTCACGGAGACCGCCGTGGATGGCGAGGCGAAACGCTCCGAAGAAGCTTGTCTTCATGTCGGGTAATCCACTAGACCTCTGCCGCCCACAACTCTTCCAAAGTAGTACATCTTCAACTCAAGTGCCCATGTAAGTATGACTTTGGGTCTATTTGGttctccttgctaaattttagctagctaaaattattttagctactcttgggtgattaaaggaactaaactattttagctccttttagtcaatgtgtttggaactttaactactaaagtgactaaaatttagctagctTAAAATTTAGTAGGAACCAAACAGGACCTTTGTCTCGGCTTTCTCTTCCCATCCTAGCTACATCGATGCTTCGTAGCAGGAGGTGAAAGAGGAGACCGAGGTGGATATGGATTTATGACGAGCCCATCCTACCCATTCCTCGATGGATGGATCAACGGCGAGGTGGATGGATGGGCTTGACGGCACGGTGGATGATCCATGGTGCGGTGACTAGGTGGTCTCGGTGGCGGGCacaatttttttgttttaaatGATTTTCAGTGACGATCCTTttagggtcttgtttacttccatccaaaacacaaatttttttttcaagattctctatcacatcaaatatttaaacacatacatagaatattaaatgtagacaaaaataaaaactaattgcgcagtttgatcgaaatatacaagacaaatcttttgagcctagttagtttatgattagataataattaccacaaacaaatgaaagtgctatagtgtcacgaaatttttcCTTTCGGGAAGTAAACACGGCCTAAATACCCCATCTTTAGGAATCTGAACTAGAGGTGGAAGAGGAGACTCCACTGTTTTGTTTTTCCATTTCCAGTGTTCAAGTTATTAGCGGTAGAGGAGCCCGCCTCTGGAAACTGGATTTGCCGTCTCCaaaaagctttttttttttggtagtaGCGTGAGTTCGGCTAGCAAGCACAGGCCCCCAAAtgtaataaggccttgtttagatgagaaaagtttttagattttgctactgtagcactttcgtttgtggtaaatattgtccaattataaactaactagtatcaaaagattcgtctcgcgatttacggtTAAACTGTgttattagtttttatttttatttatatttaatgcttcatgcatgtgccgtaagattcgatatgacagagaatcttgaaaactttttggttttttatgactaaacaaggcctaatgcaAGCGCTCCGCTAACCCCGTCATAATCCGACCGCAGCCGACCATAAAACCCCCCTTCTCGCGTTCGTTGCTTTTCCCTCCTCACCTCGCTCAATTGGCACAGAGTACACACAGCGCAGCCAACCACTCCAGAAGCTCCGAGAACCTAGGGTTTCCCCACCTCCATggccatcgccgccgccgccgccgctgcggtGCATCCGTTGCCGCCGCCGCTAGCTCGGCGTACCGTGGCGTGGTTGGTGTGCACCCACCTCGCCTGGGCCGCCGTCGACGCCGTCATCTGCTTGTTCCTCGCAAGCATGTGGCTTTTCTTCTTGGGCCTGGCCACCAATGAAATCGGGCGGCTCGCCTGCGGTGAGGGTTGCGCTGTGGTCACCGCGGCGTACAACCTCGTCTCTGTAGCGGCGGGGGTCACCGTTGTGCTCGTCCTCCCCTTCAGCGTGAGCGTGCTACTGATGGCATCGATGATGGCCCGCGCgcaggcggcggcgacgacggccACTGACATTGAGGCAACGAAGGTGCGGAAATGAAAAAATAGCGCCTTTTAGATCCAATTTTTCTGCCGCGGCGTTGCGAATAGGATAGGTGTCATCTGAAATTGGAAGCTTTTATTGCATACGCGGCAATTTGCACTCTTGATTTAATTGCCTTTGGTTCCGGTCCAGGAACCTGCTCTGAAGACATCGTATGCGGCAGTGCGGGAGACGCTGTGCGACTCTCTCGCTCTTGGAGTCGCTGCGTCAATGGCGTTCACCCTGCTCATGCTCATTGGTGATCTGGTGAAGTGGGACTCGCCCGTGATGGGGTCTCGTCGGGAGAGAGTGGGTTCAGTGATACATGACGTGGGAGCATTGGGCACGTTCGTGGTGAATTCCTTCGTTTCATGCCCCATTATAACAGTGAGGATTTGGAGGGCCTCGAGGATGGCGCGACATGCTCTGTAGTTGAGGTATATCACCAGTTCACCACCCTTTGCTCTGAGGCTCCTGTGTTTATGCAGCAGAAGTATTATTTTTTTGTGTCTGTGCAAACTTTTCCTGTGCATTGCAGCCTGTTGACAGAAACCTTGAGCAAGCAATTCCTTTAGTTTTTAATTATCACTTTATCAATTTTGGAATTGCAACTGTTAAGCATGAATAACTGAACCATTCCTTACCCTAAACGAGATTCTACTAAGTTTTGTAGAATGAGTAATGCTCATCTGACTAAAGTGGTCATAGATGTGTTCAACTCACCAGCAGGTGACAGTGGAAACTCTGTTTTATGAAATTAGGTTTAGTTTCCCCTTGATGTCTGCAAGCAATGATGCAGATGTTCAGCTACCAGCTAATGAGGTTTTACAGATTCTGAACCTTTTGTTAGAAATTTGTGCATAAAGATCTTCATTAGGAACTCTTTTGTCATTGAGATGAAAGCTGTTACAGAGTCCTTGTAACTTGTTCCGTTAGTTTTGTCTCCACACCACGCTTCTATGTTTAGATCAACAAAGGAAATAAAATTACTTCAATTTCGTATATAAGTAAATTAACATGGTGGGGAACATTTTCTGTATTTTATTCATTGTATAGTTTAATGTCGTCCCTGTGATCTGTTCAactgctctatattttttttaagaaaatgtAATTGAGCACAGAGGTTTTGTAGTTTGGTGTCATCTCTTTTCACCCTTATCTACCTGAACTGCTTCTTATTCACCGAATGCAGTTGGTACTGGTAAGGAATCTCGTTGATAGTTAAATATGAAAGTTCCTGATGTAACTGCAGTTGCAtgataaaaatgaaagaatagTGCTTGTCTGCTCTCCTGATATAACAACTACACAAATATTAAAGCAATCTGCTCACTAGTGAAAGGTTGCAAATTGGGCCATGAACATGCTTTACAACTGTGCTTGCAAGTTTAAAGTACGGGATATAGGCTTTGGCTAATCTGTGTTAGTGTTTTTCCCAAATGTTCACCATTACATAGCTCGATGCAATCAAGGTACAGGGTAACAGCCACTAGCTACAAGTTAGCTGATTCTACTCCTTAAAGTTCAGAAGCATCTTAATTAGTATGGAAGTACACTGAAGAGATGAAATCGTGATGGAAAATGCTTCATGTACAACCCATCTATACAACTCTATTATAGTTGTACCCAAGTGATTTGAACCCTTTGATCCATAAATTAGCATCCACCCTGTAAACCACTGTTCTTTCTGTTATTTTAATTAAACTGTGGGGCTTTGCCCTCTCCAGgttcataaaaaaaaactacCCAAGTGATTTTAACCGTTGTTCACTCCTGGTCTAGACATGGTTTGTTCACTAATTTTTTATGTAGGGAAAGAAGTACAGATTAGATCAGCACCCTACCATCATTTTACTTCAGTACATTGGCTGTTTTGACTTTTATGTGAGCAAGCATGCAAAACTTTTACCCAATTTCACACATTAACCTCTTATACTTTCTACGTGTCGGAGTCTAAAGTATGTTTGAGGTGAAATCTGAAATATTTGTGATGTGATTTGGAT
This window of the Sorghum bicolor cultivar BTx623 chromosome 7, Sorghum_bicolor_NCBIv3, whole genome shotgun sequence genome carries:
- the LOC8070089 gene encoding uncharacterized protein LOC8070089; its protein translation is MAIAAAAAAAVHPLPPPLARRTVAWLVCTHLAWAAVDAVICLFLASMWLFFLGLATNEIGRLACGEGCAVVTAAYNLVSVAAGVTVVLVLPFSVSVLLMASMMARAQAAATTATDIEATKEPALKTSYAAVRETLCDSLALGVAASMAFTLLMLIGDLVKWDSPVMGSRRERVGSVIHDVGALGTFVVNSFVSCPIITVRIWRASRMARHAL